One Williamwhitmania sp. DNA window includes the following coding sequences:
- a CDS encoding peptidase domain-containing ABC transporter → MKIKQRDITDCGAACLASVAAHYKLNLPIAKIRQMAGTDKKGTNVLGMIEAAQKMGFHAKGVRGEWENLFKIPLPSIAHIVVKEVLQHYVVLVKVTDNYIEVMDPGYGEYHKIPHEDFKKAWTGVLVLLVPGDGFQPKSEKASTSLRFWHLIKPHKGVLVQALIGAILYAILGLSTSIYIGKIVDYVIPGGNLNLLNLLGIAMLFIVGIRVLLSTIQSIFILKIGQKIDATLILGYYQHLLRLPQSFFDNMRVGEIISRINDAVKIRLFVNDVTVNLIVNILILIVSFLLMFTFYWKLAAIMLIVIPLYAITYFILNRLNKKVQRKIMENSAELEAHLVESLNAVLTIKRFGLEEFSNLKTETRFVSLLKAIYSSGINSIFSTASSGLISQVITIVLLWVGAGFVLQNTVTPGELLSFYAVIGYFTGPVSGIIGFNKTYQDAKIASDRLFEIFDLEVEDETNKIPLRAEHISDIHFQNVDFRYGTRVEVFKGLNLKIEIGKVTALVGESGCGKTTLTSLLQNIYPIQNGNIYLGKYDIRYFTNESLREMIVIVPQRIDLFDGNIVDNIAVGEFTPDIERVMDICNQLGMTEFIEQLPNRFNTYLGENGTSLSGGQKQRIAIARALYRNPEILILDEATSSLDSIAEGYVQRTIKLMREKGKTVIVIAHRLSTIALADHIVVLEKGEVKEQGTFDGLTSSNGLFCKMWQHQKLDTPIV, encoded by the coding sequence GTGAAAATTAAACAACGTGATATTACTGATTGTGGTGCAGCCTGTTTAGCCTCTGTTGCCGCTCATTATAAGCTAAACCTACCTATTGCAAAAATCAGGCAAATGGCGGGAACTGATAAAAAGGGAACAAATGTCCTGGGAATGATTGAAGCCGCCCAGAAGATGGGTTTCCATGCGAAGGGGGTAAGGGGTGAATGGGAAAACTTGTTTAAAATACCGTTGCCTTCGATTGCCCATATAGTTGTAAAGGAAGTACTTCAACATTATGTAGTTCTAGTAAAAGTAACGGACAACTACATTGAAGTTATGGATCCAGGTTATGGAGAATATCATAAAATTCCACATGAGGATTTCAAGAAAGCATGGACTGGTGTTCTTGTTCTTCTTGTCCCCGGAGATGGTTTTCAGCCAAAATCTGAAAAGGCATCTACCTCCTTACGGTTTTGGCATCTTATAAAACCTCATAAGGGAGTTTTAGTGCAAGCGCTTATTGGGGCTATTTTATATGCTATTCTGGGTCTCTCTACCTCAATCTATATTGGAAAAATTGTTGACTATGTAATACCCGGTGGAAATCTTAACCTCTTAAACCTCCTTGGTATTGCTATGCTTTTCATAGTAGGGATAAGGGTTTTGCTAAGTACTATTCAATCAATCTTCATTTTAAAGATAGGTCAGAAAATTGACGCAACCCTAATATTAGGATACTACCAGCACCTATTAAGGCTTCCTCAATCGTTCTTTGACAACATGAGGGTTGGCGAAATTATCTCACGAATAAATGATGCGGTAAAAATTAGACTTTTTGTTAACGATGTTACAGTAAATCTTATTGTAAATATCCTTATACTTATCGTATCCTTTCTACTTATGTTTACCTTTTACTGGAAGCTTGCAGCAATAATGCTTATTGTTATCCCTCTATATGCAATCACCTATTTTATCTTAAACAGGTTAAATAAAAAAGTTCAGCGGAAGATAATGGAAAATTCTGCTGAACTTGAAGCCCACTTAGTCGAATCGCTTAATGCTGTTTTAACAATTAAACGATTTGGGCTGGAAGAATTCTCCAACCTAAAAACCGAAACGAGGTTTGTATCGCTACTAAAAGCCATATACAGTTCAGGAATTAATAGTATTTTCTCAACAGCTTCATCGGGGCTAATATCACAGGTAATAACAATTGTATTGCTATGGGTAGGAGCCGGATTTGTGCTGCAAAATACGGTAACTCCAGGCGAACTACTCTCATTCTATGCAGTAATTGGATACTTTACTGGCCCTGTTTCAGGCATTATTGGCTTTAACAAAACTTATCAGGATGCCAAAATTGCCTCTGACCGTCTGTTTGAGATTTTTGATCTGGAGGTAGAGGATGAGACCAATAAAATTCCGCTAAGAGCAGAGCATATTAGTGACATCCATTTTCAAAATGTAGATTTTAGGTATGGAACAAGGGTTGAAGTTTTTAAGGGGTTGAACCTTAAAATAGAAATTGGTAAGGTTACTGCTTTAGTTGGCGAGAGTGGCTGTGGCAAAACAACCCTTACCTCCCTTCTACAAAATATCTATCCAATACAAAACGGTAATATTTATCTAGGGAAATATGATATTCGTTACTTCACCAATGAGTCGTTGCGAGAAATGATTGTTATTGTTCCTCAGAGGATAGACCTGTTTGATGGCAATATTGTTGATAATATTGCAGTAGGGGAATTTACTCCCGATATTGAGCGGGTAATGGATATCTGCAACCAGCTGGGGATGACCGAATTCATTGAGCAGTTACCCAATCGGTTCAATACCTATCTTGGAGAGAATGGCACATCACTTTCAGGTGGGCAAAAGCAGCGCATAGCGATTGCACGTGCGCTATACCGTAATCCTGAAATTCTCATACTTGATGAGGCAACCTCATCGCTCGATTCCATTGCAGAGGGATATGTTCAAAGAACCATTAAGCTGATGAGGGAGAAAGGGAAAACAGTAATAGTAATAGCCCATAGATTATCTACCATAGCCCTTGCTGACCATATTGTAGTCCTCGAAAAGGGCGAAGTAAAGGAACAGGGTACATTTGATGGGTTAACCTCAAGCAACGGGCTTTTTTGCAAAATGTGGCAGCACCAAAAATTAGATACTCCAATTGTTTAA
- a CDS encoding HlyD family efflux transporter periplasmic adaptor subunit: MSSKNKIYPSFIIQSSIESYLHGITSKSKSILWIIIIAIIAILVILPLIYVDVTVQTSGLIQASIEKQPIISSLSGKIIYTNLRNDSQVLAGDTLLVLDTLPIKSSIRALEYNMKEDQLFIKDLDTLIKLDFNRKLKYKNFVKTPKYCKEVDEFVRQLSISRRKIEELKEEHDRNTLLYKQKVIAEVDYEASRYNLNNEQLHYNQVMSQQISDWQSTLTNLKEETQKIEADLNNSYAELSEHFITSPLKGTIQQSNELQVGNSVYPNQSIAEISPDCELIAICFVRPEDIGYIKVNQQVKLQVSAFNYNQWGFLPAKIDEISDDILMENGDKAYFRVKCSLSENYLSLKNGYKGYIKKGMTISSRIIVTQRSLYDLLFDKADNWFNPYSNTQQTE, from the coding sequence ATGTCTTCTAAAAATAAAATTTATCCTTCTTTTATCATTCAAAGTTCAATAGAGTCCTATTTACATGGGATTACAAGTAAAAGTAAATCTATCCTTTGGATAATAATTATTGCGATAATAGCGATATTAGTAATACTACCATTGATCTATGTAGATGTTACCGTTCAAACATCTGGGTTAATTCAAGCAAGTATCGAAAAGCAACCTATTATCTCGTCTCTTAGCGGAAAGATTATCTACACCAATCTCCGAAATGATTCACAAGTATTAGCAGGCGATACACTTCTTGTTCTTGATACCTTACCAATAAAATCAAGTATTAGAGCCCTCGAGTATAATATGAAAGAGGATCAACTTTTCATTAAAGATTTAGACACCCTAATTAAATTGGATTTTAACAGAAAGTTAAAATACAAGAATTTCGTAAAAACCCCAAAATACTGCAAGGAGGTGGATGAGTTCGTAAGGCAGCTATCAATATCAAGAAGAAAGATCGAAGAGTTAAAAGAAGAGCATGATAGAAATACCTTACTATATAAACAAAAAGTAATTGCAGAGGTTGATTATGAGGCCAGTCGCTATAATTTAAATAATGAGCAACTGCACTACAACCAAGTAATGAGCCAGCAAATATCTGATTGGCAGAGTACTTTAACCAATCTTAAAGAGGAAACTCAAAAAATAGAAGCAGATCTTAATAATTCATACGCAGAGCTATCCGAGCATTTTATTACTTCCCCGTTAAAAGGGACTATCCAGCAGAGCAATGAGTTACAGGTTGGGAATAGTGTTTACCCCAATCAGAGCATTGCTGAGATATCACCTGATTGTGAGTTAATAGCCATTTGCTTTGTTAGACCTGAAGACATTGGTTATATAAAAGTTAATCAGCAGGTAAAACTTCAGGTAAGTGCCTTTAACTATAACCAATGGGGCTTTTTACCAGCAAAAATTGATGAAATATCTGATGATATTTTAATGGAGAATGGGGATAAAGCCTACTTTAGAGTAAAATGTAGTCTTTCAGAAAACTATCTCTCTCTAAAAAACGGGTATAAGGGTTACATTAAAAAAGGAATGACCATTTCTTCAAGAATAATTGTTACCCAGCGTTCATTATACGATTTGCTCTTTGATAAAGCCGATAACTGGTTTAATCCTTATAGTAACACTCAACAAACCGAATAG
- a CDS encoding TonB-dependent receptor encodes MNTIKEIIDHSCFILSLILRSCFSFVILLMLFAGGAVAQPVAQVVKGKVVDGESQVSLPGANVVILDTDPVMGGVSDANGNFRIANVPVGRYNIQVSFVGYDPVIVPEILVTSGKEVVLNVNLRQSVAQLDGVTVKAQLRKDRPLNNMAPISARSFTVEETRRYAGGLDDPARMASAFAGVTVGDIQDNAIIIRGNSPKGVSWRLEGVEVPNPNHFAGGNVAGGGFVTIFSSQMLANSDFFTGAFPAEYGNALAGVFDMKLRTGNSEKRESTFQAGVMGIDIASEGPFKKGGKASYLFNYRYSTTAILSKMKVIPSDQVPAYQDLSFKLNFPTAKSGTFSLWAIGAIDNNKEPEEADSTKWNEDWDRVWYRWDLYTGAIGLTHRLTLGTQTYLNTTVAASGTSNMMDMKRLGNNLILRPEGFYNDDSWRLTFSTFVNRKVSSRLTLKSGIAVKQLFYRLNLNGTIDEVPDTYQNFVKENGNSTFAEAYVESRYSIGRTLSLDAGINGSFLSLNGDYSIDPRFGFRWAFAPKHALSFGYGKHSQMEELKVYMVRSVENGSVSLPNKDLKFSHAHHFVLGYDWRISENIRIKVEAYYQYLFDIPGIADSSYSMINFKQDWSFHNALKNNSVGKNRGVDITLERFLNRNFYYLLTASIFDSRYRGDDGVWRNTRYNKRYAFNALVGKEFFLSRNRVFGFNVRLNYIGGERYSPTLIQKSLAERRVFTDEYRAFEKQFPDTYYLDFSLTYRTNHGKYSGTWALQIKNALGSPQYWGDYYDYKTNSLKSGKITVTLPVLSYKVDF; translated from the coding sequence ATGAACACGATTAAAGAGATTATTGACCACAGCTGCTTTATCCTCTCCTTGATTCTTCGCAGCTGCTTTTCCTTCGTAATTCTACTGATGCTTTTTGCCGGAGGTGCCGTGGCGCAGCCGGTGGCTCAGGTTGTAAAAGGCAAGGTGGTAGATGGGGAATCGCAGGTATCGCTACCCGGAGCCAACGTGGTTATTCTCGACACCGATCCGGTGATGGGAGGCGTAAGCGATGCAAATGGTAATTTTAGGATAGCAAACGTTCCCGTTGGCCGCTATAATATTCAGGTCTCCTTTGTGGGGTACGATCCGGTTATTGTCCCGGAAATTCTTGTTACTTCAGGTAAGGAGGTGGTGCTCAATGTCAACCTTCGGCAGTCGGTTGCTCAGCTCGATGGGGTTACCGTTAAGGCCCAGTTGCGCAAAGATAGGCCGCTGAACAACATGGCGCCAATTAGCGCCCGCTCCTTTACGGTGGAGGAGACTCGGCGCTACGCTGGTGGTCTCGACGATCCTGCTCGAATGGCTTCCGCCTTTGCTGGTGTTACCGTTGGCGACATTCAGGATAATGCTATCATCATCAGGGGAAACTCCCCCAAGGGCGTTTCGTGGCGACTCGAGGGTGTTGAGGTACCTAACCCAAACCACTTTGCCGGTGGGAATGTGGCCGGGGGTGGTTTTGTGACAATTTTTAGCAGCCAGATGCTTGCCAACTCCGATTTCTTTACGGGCGCATTTCCGGCGGAGTATGGCAACGCCCTCGCGGGGGTGTTCGACATGAAGCTGCGAACGGGAAATAGCGAAAAGAGAGAAAGCACTTTTCAGGCTGGGGTTATGGGAATTGACATTGCCTCCGAAGGGCCCTTCAAGAAGGGTGGGAAGGCGTCGTACCTGTTCAACTATCGCTATTCCACAACGGCCATCCTCTCGAAAATGAAGGTGATCCCATCTGATCAGGTTCCGGCATATCAGGACCTTTCGTTTAAGCTAAACTTCCCAACCGCTAAATCGGGAACATTCTCCCTTTGGGCCATTGGTGCCATCGACAATAACAAGGAGCCGGAGGAAGCTGATTCCACCAAGTGGAATGAGGACTGGGATAGAGTTTGGTATCGCTGGGACTTATATACCGGTGCCATTGGTTTAACTCATCGCCTTACGCTTGGCACCCAAACCTACCTAAATACAACTGTGGCCGCCTCAGGTACATCGAACATGATGGATATGAAGAGGCTTGGTAACAATCTTATACTGCGCCCCGAAGGGTTTTACAACGACGATTCATGGAGGCTTACCTTTAGCACATTTGTCAATAGGAAGGTGTCGTCACGCCTTACCCTTAAATCGGGAATTGCGGTCAAGCAACTATTCTACAGGCTCAACCTGAACGGAACCATCGATGAAGTCCCGGATACCTATCAAAACTTTGTAAAGGAAAACGGCAATAGCACATTTGCAGAGGCTTACGTTGAGTCGAGATACAGCATTGGCCGCACACTTTCGTTAGATGCTGGTATAAATGGTTCCTTCCTTTCGCTCAACGGCGATTACTCCATCGATCCTCGCTTTGGCTTTCGCTGGGCATTTGCACCAAAACATGCGCTGAGCTTTGGGTATGGAAAACATAGCCAGATGGAGGAGCTAAAGGTGTATATGGTGCGTAGCGTTGAGAATGGGAGCGTCTCTCTTCCAAATAAGGATTTGAAATTTTCGCATGCTCACCATTTCGTTCTCGGGTATGACTGGCGCATTTCGGAGAATATTCGAATTAAGGTGGAGGCTTACTACCAGTATTTGTTTGATATTCCTGGCATAGCAGACAGCTCCTATTCCATGATAAACTTTAAACAGGACTGGTCGTTTCACAACGCACTCAAAAATAACAGCGTTGGCAAGAATAGGGGGGTAGACATAACGCTGGAGCGCTTTCTCAATCGGAACTTTTACTACCTGCTTACAGCCTCCATTTTCGATTCGCGCTACCGTGGCGATGATGGTGTGTGGCGAAATACGCGTTACAACAAGCGGTATGCCTTCAATGCGCTGGTGGGAAAGGAGTTTTTTCTGTCGCGCAACCGGGTGTTTGGGTTCAACGTTCGTCTAAACTACATAGGAGGCGAACGATACAGCCCAACCTTAATCCAAAAGTCGCTGGCCGAAAGGAGGGTGTTTACCGATGAGTATAGGGCATTTGAAAAACAGTTCCCCGATACCTACTACCTGGATTTCTCGTTAACCTACCGCACCAATCATGGAAAGTATTCTGGAACGTGGGCTTTGCAGATAAAAAATGCACTGGGATCGCCTCAGTATTGGGGTGATTACTACGACTATAAAACCAATAGTCTTAAAAGTGGTAAGATAACCGTTACACTTCCCGTACTAAGCTATAAGGTCGATTTTTAG
- a CDS encoding ABC-F family ATP-binding cassette domain-containing protein: MITVDGLTVEFGGTTLFKDISFGINDKDRIALMGKNGAGKSTLLKIIAGVRTPTRGRISAPKEAVIAYLPQHLMTEDNRTVFEETAQAFAPILEMERQIEAMNNELATRTDYESESYFQLIEQVSTLSEKYYHIEAINFDAEVEKILLGLGFVRADFTRPTSEFSGGWRMRIELAKILLQKPDLILLDEPTNHLDIESIQWLEEFLTNSANAVIVISHDRAFVDNITTRTIEVTMGRIYDYKVNYSSYLELRKERREQQQKAFDEQQKMIADTTVFIERFKGTYSKTLQVQSRVKMLEKLEIVEVDEEDNSALRLKFPPSPRSGSYPVILDGVSKSYGSHNVFSNASLTIERGERVAFVGKNGEGKSTLVKAIMGEIDFDGTLTIGHNVMIGYFAQNQASMLDEELTVFQTIDDVARGEIRNKIRDLLGAFMFGGDNSTKKVKVLSGGERTRLAMIKLLLEPVNFLILDEPTNHLDLKTKDILKSALMDYDGTLILVSHDRDFLDGLVTKVYEFGNHRVKEHLSDIRGFLETKKMEHLNELERK, translated from the coding sequence ATGATTACAGTTGACGGACTTACGGTGGAGTTTGGTGGAACAACCCTTTTCAAGGACATTTCGTTTGGCATAAACGATAAGGATAGAATTGCCTTGATGGGGAAAAATGGTGCGGGTAAGTCTACCTTGCTGAAAATTATTGCCGGTGTTCGAACGCCCACCCGCGGTAGAATCTCGGCGCCCAAGGAGGCGGTAATTGCCTACCTGCCCCAGCACCTGATGACCGAGGATAACCGCACCGTTTTTGAGGAGACGGCACAGGCTTTTGCCCCCATTTTGGAGATGGAGCGCCAGATTGAGGCCATGAACAATGAGCTGGCAACCCGAACCGATTATGAATCGGAGAGCTACTTTCAGCTGATTGAGCAGGTGTCCACCCTCTCCGAAAAGTACTACCATATTGAGGCCATCAACTTTGATGCAGAGGTTGAGAAGATACTGCTTGGACTGGGGTTTGTAAGGGCGGACTTTACGCGTCCAACCAGCGAGTTTAGCGGTGGCTGGCGCATGCGCATCGAGCTGGCCAAGATACTGCTGCAAAAGCCGGACCTCATTCTCCTCGACGAGCCTACCAACCATCTTGATATTGAGTCCATTCAGTGGCTTGAGGAGTTCCTTACCAACAGCGCCAATGCTGTTATCGTGATTTCGCACGACAGGGCCTTTGTGGATAATATTACCACGCGAACCATTGAGGTTACCATGGGACGCATATACGACTATAAGGTAAACTACTCCAGCTATCTCGAGCTACGGAAGGAGCGACGCGAGCAGCAGCAGAAGGCCTTCGACGAGCAGCAGAAGATGATTGCCGATACAACGGTGTTTATCGAACGGTTTAAGGGAACCTACTCCAAAACGCTACAGGTTCAAAGCCGGGTTAAAATGCTGGAAAAGTTGGAAATTGTGGAGGTTGACGAGGAGGATAACTCGGCACTTAGGCTAAAGTTTCCGCCATCGCCACGCTCGGGAAGCTATCCGGTAATACTCGATGGTGTTTCAAAAAGCTATGGTAGCCACAACGTATTCTCCAATGCATCGCTCACCATTGAGCGGGGCGAACGGGTTGCGTTTGTAGGGAAGAATGGCGAGGGGAAATCGACGCTGGTAAAGGCCATTATGGGTGAAATCGATTTTGACGGAACGCTCACCATCGGTCACAACGTTATGATTGGCTACTTTGCCCAGAATCAGGCCTCCATGCTCGACGAGGAACTCACCGTTTTTCAAACCATCGACGATGTGGCAAGGGGTGAGATTCGCAATAAAATACGGGACTTACTTGGAGCCTTTATGTTTGGTGGCGATAATTCGACCAAAAAGGTGAAGGTGCTTTCGGGTGGGGAGCGAACCCGGTTGGCCATGATTAAGCTGTTGCTGGAGCCTGTTAACTTTCTCATTCTGGACGAGCCCACCAACCACCTCGACCTTAAAACCAAGGATATTCTCAAGAGCGCGCTGATGGACTACGATGGAACGCTTATTCTGGTGTCGCACGACCGCGATTTTCTCGATGGCTTGGTAACAAAGGTGTATGAGTTTGGCAACCATAGGGTAAAGGAGCACCTGAGCGATATTCGCGGCTTCCTCGAAACCAAGAAGATGGAGCACCTCAACGAGCTGGAGCGGAAGTAA
- a CDS encoding CsbD family protein, whose protein sequence is MKNSTELKGNWNEQKGKLKQKFATLTDNDLMFEEGKKEEMLGRLQILLGKSKEQLHQIIEAL, encoded by the coding sequence ATGAAAAACTCCACCGAATTAAAGGGAAACTGGAATGAACAAAAGGGCAAGCTCAAGCAAAAGTTTGCAACACTTACCGACAACGATTTAATGTTTGAAGAGGGCAAAAAGGAGGAGATGCTTGGACGACTTCAAATTCTTTTGGGTAAGAGTAAAGAGCAATTGCACCAAATTATTGAGGCACTTTAG
- a CDS encoding porin family protein, which produces MKKTIFMIVIATLVGSTINAQNSGTDTRDALHFGLKIGANYSNVYDTKGDEFKADPKFGFVAGAFVSIPIGTILGVQPEILFSQKGFKATGVILGNTYEFTRTTSYIDIPLLIAIKPTPMITLLAGPQYSYLIKRHDKFTSGTTTIDQEQEFENDNIRKNLLCFIGGLDLNFDSMVIGARVGWDITQNNGDGSSVTPQYKNVWYQATIGFKF; this is translated from the coding sequence ATGAAAAAAACAATATTTATGATTGTGATAGCCACACTTGTTGGCAGCACAATTAACGCTCAAAACAGTGGAACAGACACGCGTGATGCTCTACATTTTGGTCTCAAAATTGGAGCCAACTATTCAAACGTATATGACACCAAGGGAGACGAGTTCAAGGCTGATCCAAAATTTGGGTTTGTTGCAGGAGCGTTTGTCTCAATTCCCATAGGTACTATTCTTGGAGTGCAACCCGAAATCCTTTTCTCTCAAAAAGGGTTCAAGGCAACGGGTGTAATACTAGGCAACACCTATGAATTTACTCGCACAACAAGTTACATTGACATACCCCTACTCATTGCGATTAAACCAACCCCAATGATCACGCTACTCGCAGGTCCTCAATACTCGTATCTGATTAAACGACATGATAAATTCACCTCTGGAACTACCACAATTGATCAAGAGCAGGAATTTGAGAATGATAATATAAGAAAGAACCTCCTCTGCTTTATAGGTGGCTTGGACCTCAACTTCGATTCCATGGTTATTGGGGCAAGAGTTGGTTGGGATATAACCCAGAATAATGGAGATGGTAGTTCAGTAACTCCTCAGTACAAAAATGTTTGGTATCAAGCTACTATTGGGTTTAAATTCTAG
- a CDS encoding YtxH domain-containing protein has translation MDSGKVFLGVLAGITAGALLGILFAPAKGSETREKIVRKGEEEAGALQEKFDKFVDSISEKFEKIMEEVSELTQKEKSKAEESEKEVKSH, from the coding sequence ATGGACTCAGGAAAAGTATTTTTAGGTGTGCTAGCAGGTATTACTGCTGGTGCTTTGCTCGGTATTTTATTTGCTCCGGCAAAAGGATCAGAGACTCGGGAAAAAATTGTACGAAAGGGAGAAGAAGAGGCCGGCGCTTTACAGGAAAAGTTCGACAAATTCGTTGATAGTATTTCAGAGAAATTTGAAAAGATTATGGAAGAGGTTTCAGAACTTACCCAAAAAGAAAAGTCAAAGGCCGAAGAATCCGAAAAAGAGGTAAAATCACATTAG